The Methanobacterium alcaliphilum genomic sequence AACTAAAATATATTTTATTTTATAAAAATAATTATAAGTAAAAAATTCAAGAAGGTATTTTTATATCAAAAAATTCTTTTAAGTCCTGCATTATCCTATGTGGCGGGATGAGTACTAGGATGGGGCAAGATAAAGGACAAATGTTATTTAATGAAAAGCCCATGATTATAAATATCCTAGAAACTGTTGAAAATCATGCAGATGAAGTTGTTCTTGTTTTAAGAGATGAGAAACAGATTAATATTTATAAAAGTATTATTGAAAAATATGAATCTAATAAATTGGGATTTAATTTAAAAATAGTAAAAGATGAAATTAAAAATCAGGGACCATTAATAGGAATAATTACTGGTTTAAAATATGTTAAATCAGATTATGCTCTTGTTTTACCTTGTGATTCTCCATTAATTTCTGCGGTTTTTGTTGAAAATATTTTTAATGCTATTGAAAAATCCAAAGAATATCATGATACAGTAGTTCCAAAATGGGATTCGGGAGATATTGAACCATTGCACTCCATTTATCCTCAAAAAAGTCAAGAACTAGTAAAATCATTACTTTCAAATGGAAAAAAAGATGTTAAATCCCTCATAAAATTATTAAATGTTTATTTTATAAAAGTTGAAAAATTAGATCCATCAAAAAGCAGTTTTAAAAATTTTAACAACCCTAAAGATATTGAAAAATATTTAAAATAAATTAGCTAAACAAAAAAAAAAATGAAGTTAGAAACCTCAAATTCAAAGAAGGTGTTTTCTAAGAAGCTGTCCTTCACTATCATAGATATCCACTTGTAATGGTGAGCTACCATCAATAGCATGAGTTGCACAGGAAAGACATGGGTCATATGCTCTCACAATCATTTCTAATCTGTTTTTAAAACCTTCTGAAACATCCTCACCTTGAATCATTGCTTTAGCTGTTTCACGGACACCTATGTCCATAGAAAGATTGTTTTGCCCAGTTGAAACAATAAGATTTGCCCGGTTTATAAATCCTGCACCATCAGTCTCATAGTCATGGATTAAAATTCCTCTGGTGGCTTCAATCATTCCCACTCCTCTTTTTGTTTCACTAGATTGTTTAGCTTCTTCTTTAGTCATTAAAGAACCGCTTAGTCCCTGACGTATATCAGTGCCAGTTATACTGTCATCCTCTAATAATTGAACAGCTCTTTCTGCGGCGTACATTAACTCAATTAAACGAGCATAGTGGTATAAAAGAGGATTTTGTGCAATTCCATATGCGTCTTTGTATTCAGCAAAGAGTTCTGAAGCTTTTTCAGTGGGTATCGTTCCCGCTACATTTAAACGAGCAAGCGGGCCAACACGATAATTTCCATCAGGGAATCCTAATTGTTTCAAGTAGGGGAATTTCAAATAAGACCACGGTTGAACTTTTTCCTCAATATAATCTAGATAATCATTGGCTGCAAATTCATAGACTGCACCACCAGATTTATCAATTATTTTAGCAGGACCATCGTAAAATTCTATACCATCCCCATTAGTTAATGCACCAAAGTGGGTTTCAATAGTACCCAATGCTTCAACAGCTTCACTATATTGCTCAAATAATGGTTTAGCTACTTCAACCCCTTTTTCTATAAGATTTATTGCTTCTTTTGCTCTCGGAAGTAGTTTATTTACATCATCACTGGTGAGGCCTTTTGATTGACCTCCAGGAATAGCAGTAACTGGACTTATAGGTTTTCCACCCACTACTCCAGTAATTTCTTGTCCAATTTTTCTAGTATTTATGGCCATCATTGCCAGATCAGGGTTGCTTTTTAAAATACCAATAACATTTCTCATAGCTGGATCTGAGTCGGGACCCATTACTAAATCAGGTGCACCGAGGAAATAAAAATGCAAAGAGTGGGAGTGTATATATTGACCCAATAGCATTAATTCTCTCAATTTTTTAGCGGTTTCCGGAGGTTCCAAACCAAAAACTTGATCCGTTGCTTTAGCTGCAGCTAAATGATGAGCTGTTTGACATATTCCACATATTCTAGGAGTAATTCGAGGCGCTTCCTCAACTGCTGCCCCTTCCAGGAATTTTTCAAACCCCCTGATTTCCATTACATGGAAGTGAGCATCTGATACATTTCCAGCATCATCTACCTGCACAGTTATCTTTGCATGACCCTCTATTCTGGTAACTGGACTAATTTCAATCTGTTTCATAATATCACCTTTTTCAAGACTTCACTTTTTCACCAGTTGAGGAATCAGCGACACCTGTTTATCCTCCATAATAGTACTTCCTATAACAAATCCATAGACCACATGCCCAATATCATAAAGTTGTTTTTCAACATCCTTTTCAGGCATTTTAGATATGTGAGCAATCCTTTTAATTACTCCATTGTAAATATCGTGACTTGGTTCTCTTATAACGTCTAAAGAAGGTCCCCCACAACCATGACATGGTACTCCTGCTTCAGTGCATAAACCACCGCATCTCCCAAGCGTTACAGAACCTAAACAAACATATCCCTGACTCAGGAAACATTTGCCTGGTTCAGGATCTCCTTCAACTCGTCGATATATTTTATCATTTTCAATATGTTCCATCTCACGTTGACAATCCGCACAAACACTTTTTTTAGGGACATCCGGCGCCTCATCATTGATTAAAGGTATTAATATATCATGAGTAAGTTGCTCTTTAGGCGGACAACCTGGAATAAATCCATCAATTTCAGTAAAATCAGCTGCAGGGTGTACAATGCTTAAAAGTTCAGGTACTACTTCATTTGGAAGTTCAGATGGTACTGTGCTTGGGTTATCAGAATAGGTTCTAGAAGTAACCTCTTCTGAAGTATATAAATCGGCCATTCCAGTTATTCCACCATAACAGGCACAAGTCCCATATGCAATTAATATCTTTGATTTTTCTCGAAGTTCTTCCAGCCTTTCCTGGTTTTCTTCATTACGTACTGATCCTGAAACAATAGCAATGTCTATACCCTCAGGAACCTCTTTAACATCCATCAATACAGGAGCATATACAATTTCAGCTTGATCAAGTAATTTAACAAGATCTTCATGAAGATCCAATATTGATATTTCACAGCCTGCACAACTAGCCAGTGCTTCAAGTGCAATTTTTACCATTATTTTCCACCCCATTTGATGGTTAAAGTTTTAAGACATGCATTGGATCCTACATGATCTATATCAAGTTTACCTTTAATACTCATTACTTCTTCGACTGCTCCCACCATATAACCATACAATAAGTAACATAACGGTCCTTTTTGAGGCAGCCCAGTTCTCCTTAAAGTTTGTCTAACT encodes the following:
- a CDS encoding molybdenum cofactor guanylyltransferase, with the translated sequence MLCGGMSTRMGQDKGQMLFNEKPMIINILETVENHADEVVLVLRDEKQINIYKSIIEKYESNKLGFNLKIVKDEIKNQGPLIGIITGLKYVKSDYALVLPCDSPLISAVFVENIFNAIEKSKEYHDTVVPKWDSGDIEPLHSIYPQKSQELVKSLLSNGKKDVKSLIKLLNVYFIKVEKLDPSKSSFKNFNNPKDIEKYLK
- a CDS encoding Ni/Fe hydrogenase subunit alpha — translated: MKQIEISPVTRIEGHAKITVQVDDAGNVSDAHFHVMEIRGFEKFLEGAAVEEAPRITPRICGICQTAHHLAAAKATDQVFGLEPPETAKKLRELMLLGQYIHSHSLHFYFLGAPDLVMGPDSDPAMRNVIGILKSNPDLAMMAINTRKIGQEITGVVGGKPISPVTAIPGGQSKGLTSDDVNKLLPRAKEAINLIEKGVEVAKPLFEQYSEAVEALGTIETHFGALTNGDGIEFYDGPAKIIDKSGGAVYEFAANDYLDYIEEKVQPWSYLKFPYLKQLGFPDGNYRVGPLARLNVAGTIPTEKASELFAEYKDAYGIAQNPLLYHYARLIELMYAAERAVQLLEDDSITGTDIRQGLSGSLMTKEEAKQSSETKRGVGMIEATRGILIHDYETDGAGFINRANLIVSTGQNNLSMDIGVRETAKAMIQGEDVSEGFKNRLEMIVRAYDPCLSCATHAIDGSSPLQVDIYDSEGQLLRKHLL
- a CDS encoding F420-nonreducing hydrogenase, translating into MVKIALEALASCAGCEISILDLHEDLVKLLDQAEIVYAPVLMDVKEVPEGIDIAIVSGSVRNEENQERLEELREKSKILIAYGTCACYGGITGMADLYTSEEVTSRTYSDNPSTVPSELPNEVVPELLSIVHPAADFTEIDGFIPGCPPKEQLTHDILIPLINDEAPDVPKKSVCADCQREMEHIENDKIYRRVEGDPEPGKCFLSQGYVCLGSVTLGRCGGLCTEAGVPCHGCGGPSLDVIREPSHDIYNGVIKRIAHISKMPEKDVEKQLYDIGHVVYGFVIGSTIMEDKQVSLIPQLVKK